TAACTTCTAGCAATATCTTAGAAATTGGTCTTGCCTTATTTATTATCATTGAATGCGTACCTCCTTTTATAACTTTACAACCTTTGACATGTTTAATGGGAAAAACACTATCATTATTACCATGAATATGAATTATATTGGGTAATGGTATTTCCTGAGACCAGTTTAATACGTTATGAATTGCCCAAGGAAGATAATTATCATCTCGCATGGAAAGGTATTTTTTATAGAGTTCTGCCCGTTTTTTTATAGTATCCCCAAAGGCATACTTTGCTAGGCTTTCAATATTGGTTACCGCCTTTACAGGAAAGAGTTTGTATGCTTTTGTAATTTTAGCTAATTTTAAACGTTTAGGAATTTCATCTTTACATTTTACACTTGAAATAATAATAACTTTATCTGTTGTGATAAGTTTACTCATTTCTTGAACAACAACACCACCAAAAGATACACCCAGTAAAATAGGGTTTTTATGTGTAATTCGATCACACATTCTTTTTGCATAATGTTGAATGCTTTCTTCTTTCGTATCAGGTATTAACCAATCCAAATGATGAATTTCATACTGTTCAATAGGTAGTTTTATGTATTCAAATATCTCTGGACTAGCCGCTAAACCTGGCACGAAATAGAGGTGCTTTTTTTCTATCATGCTACAAAATCAGGTTGTTTTACAAACTCAAATTTAACAATTCCATCTTCATCAATTTCTCTTAATTTAATAGGATGGAGGGTGTTTACTAATTCAGGATTCCATGGTGTTTTTACTTTAACGTAATTTTCAGTAAAACCATGAATGTAACCTTCTTTGTTTTCGTTTTCAAACAATACTGTTAAATCATTTCCTAATTGACTTTCGTAAAAGGCTCTGCGTTTTTTAACGGATAAACCTCTCAGCATTTTGCTACGTTTATGACGTACATTTTTTGGAACAACTTGATCCATTAAAACAGCTTCCGTATTTGGACGTTCAGAGTACGTAAAAACATGTAGATAGGATATGTCTAGTTCATTTAAATAATTATATGTTTCTAAAAAATGGGCATCAGTTTCTCCAGGGAAACCTACAATAACATCAACTCCAATACAGGCGTTGGGCATCGTTTCTTTTATTTGTAGAACTCTATTTGTATACGTATTACTTAAATAACGACGTTTCATTCTTTTCAATAAATCATCGCTACCACTTTGCAAGGGGATATGAAAGTGAGGTACAAAAGTTTTTGAATTTGCTACAAAGTCAATTGTTTTGTCTTTTAGCAAATTAGGCTCAATAGAAGAAATACGTAAACGATGTATACCATCAACATTTTCTAAGGCTTGCACTAGTTCGAAAAAAGTATGTTCATGTTTTTTGTTACCAAATTCACCTTTACCATAATCGCCGATGTTAACACCTGTCAATACAATTTCTTTAATACCGCGTTCAGAAATTTCCTTTGCATTTTGCAAAACATTTTCTAAGGTATCACTTCTAGAAATACCTCGAGCTAAAGGAATAGTACAATAGGTACATTTATAGTCGCAACCATCTTGAACTTTTAAAAAGGCACGTGTTCTATCACCAATAGAGTAGGAGCCTTCATAGAAATTAGCATCTGAAATTTCGCATGAATGAACTTCTCCTTTGTCATTTTTTGACAGATCATTTATATAATCAGTAACATTGAATTTTTCAGTAGCACCCAAAACCAAATCAACCCCATCCACTTTTGCTAGTTCCTCAGGTTTTAATTGGGCATAACATCCAATTGCAATTAGAAAAGCCTGGTCATTCTGTTTTAGAGCTGATTTTACGATAGTTTTAAATCGTTTATCAGCGTTATCAGTCACTGAACAGGTATTAATCACATAGATATCTGCTTTTTCATTAAAGTCTACCCGCGTAAAGCCCTTATCTTGAAAACCTCTAGCAATTGTTGAGGTTTCAGAAAAATTTAATTTACATCCGAGTGTATAAAAAGCGACCTTTTGTTGTATACGCATACCATTACTTTGAAAAAATGCAAAAGTACAAAAAGTTTAATAGTGAGTTTCTTTTAATGATAGAAAACTCAGCTTGGTTTTTATTGCAATCATTTTATCTCATGCATATTTAAACGAGTTACGTTTATTGGTATACACGTACATAATCAATTTCCATGGTTGATGTAACAAAATCGGGATCAATAGTACCTCCTAAATTACCACCTACAGCAACATTCAAAATAATAAATTGTTTTTCTGAAAATGGCCATGTCTGATTGTTTTTTGTGCTTGGATTATAGGTGTAATATTCAACGTCATCCAATAAAAAAGTAATACTTTCTTCTGTCCAAACCATTGAGTAGATATGAAACTCAGTAGTTTCATTCGTTATCGTATTTGCTTTATAATTAACTGTTGCTCCTGAGCTAGAGGCAGTATGTAATGCACTCGAAATATGTCCCGGATTATTTCCTACATATTCCATAATATCAATTTCACCACAAGTAGGCCAGCCCACTGTATTTATATTGGCTCCTAGTGTCCATATGGCAGGCCAGAGACCGCCACCGGCAGGTAATTTAGCTTTTACATCAATCCTTCCATACGTAAATTCAAACTTACCAGCAGTCAATAGTCGTGCTGAGGTATATTGAAAACTTTCATACGATTCTTTCTTAGCTGTAATTTTTAAAAGTCCGTTTTCAACTTTTGCATTATCCAAGCGATCTGTATAGTATTCAGATTCGTTATTACCCCAGCCATTATCACCATTACCAGTATTATAGCCCCAATTAGAAGTATTTGGAGCACCATCTTGTTCAAACTCATCTTGCCATACTAAGGCTAATACATCATTTACATAGACTTTTAAGGTGGATGTTGTACTCGTAAATCCACTAGCGTTGTAAGCAGAAACTATAATAGTATGGTCATTCGTTCCTTTTTTAGTAAAGGTATAGCTAAATGTGTTTTGAGTTAAATCTAAGGTTTCATTATTTATCAATACTTTATAAGAAGTGGCATTTGTAGCATTAATAGTAAAGTTTACTATTCCGCTGCCATCTCCATTTGGATTTTCGTTGTCTACTCCAACTATTTTTCCGATAATTGAAAGGTTAGATGGTTTTGTAGTTGCAGGCTCATCATTATTGCTGTCACTGCTACATGATACTATTGCTATTGATAAGAATACGAACAATAATGATTTTATTTTATACATGGAATTTTATTTTTTTATTTTAAATTCTAAATAGTTTAAAACAAAGCCACCTTTGTCAAAAACTACTTTAAGTTTATTTTCTCCTTTAACCAATTTTACATCCTTAAAAGTTACGATATTATAAATTGCACTTTTGTCAGTTGTTTTCTTAAGTAGTAATGGTTTTGAGATGTGCTTTTTTTCGTTTTCTAAATGAATCATAGCCTTCTCAACAGCACTTGAATATCGTACTAATATGTTATAAGAACCTTCCTCTAAAGCATTAACAGTATATTGTAACCATTCTCCATCTTGAATGTCAAAAACCTCATATCCATTTGAATTATCATCTTTACAAAGTTGAATGTCAACACCATCATTCCGCATTTTTTTTCCTTTATTCCATGGGCCTTGAATTCCTGTATTTGTTTTATAATTAATAAAATCTTCGTCTTGATATGCATAACCGTTTGTTCCCAAATCATATTCCGTAGCATATACAATTCCAGGAGCAGTATGTTTTTTAAAAGGAATCGTAGTATTTGTCTTTACTTGTCTGAACAAGGCGTCAATTACATCGGTTTTAATTGTAACATTTTCGATGTTGTAATTTTCGGCCAGTTGCATTAAAGCATTAAAAGCAAACGCCTCAGAAGGTTTTTCACCACCATTTTTCCAATAATCTTTTATAATTTCAAAATCAGCATTCTTTGTGACAGAAGTCACACCAGCTATATTATCTACTTTTTTCATTGGCCAAAATGCCCAACCAATATTATTTTTTTCCACCAAGTTTATGGCATCTTTAAACCAAACATTAGAATTTTCTCCACTTTCACCTAGCCAAATAGGAATGTTGTATTGGGTTCGGTAATCTAACATTTGTTGAATAGAGCCTGGCGTGTTATAATTCCAATATTTGTGAAAGCTTAATACCATGTTTTCATCCCAAACGGGTAAAATACCTTCGTAATTATTTCCCCAACAATTGCCTTCGATAAAAATTATATGATTGTTATCAACTTCTCTGATTGCTTTGGTAGTAGCAACCATTAATTTTCTTAAAGGAGCATTTGATGTTTCGTCACAGCCATTTTTATTTTGGCCTGTAAAACCCCAATTAGGCTCATTTATAATGTCGTAACCTGCAACCCACGATTCATCCTTATAGCGATTTGCTAATTTTCGCCATAATGCAATCATTTTTTTCTGATTGGCTTCACTTTCCCAAAGTGAAGGTTTTGAAGGGTCGTAATCGGAAATATTAGCATCTTTACCTTGACCTCCAGGAGCAGCATGTAAATCTAAAATTAGATAGATTTTATTTTCTTTACACCATTCGAGTACATCATCAGTCATTTTAAAACCTTTCTCTATCCACGTAATTTCATCAGTTGTTTCATCTTCGATAGCAGGTGTGTATAAGTTATAATGCATAGGTAACCTTATGGAGTTAAACCCCCAAGCTGCAAGTGAATCTATATCTCTTTTAGTAATACCATTTGTTAAATAGGAATCGTAAAAAGTCTTTGTTTTTTCAATACCAATGAGATCAATAATTTTTTCTTTGATAATATGTTGTGGGCCGGCAAATGCTCCAGTTTGCAGCATATAACCTTCTTGTACCATCCATCCCCCAAGACCTAAACCTCTAAGCAATATGTTGTTTCCATCTTTATCAACAATATGTTGTCCATCTCGATGCAGAAAGCTTTGAGATGTCGCAAGATGGAACATTACTAAAAACAAAATTAAGACTAAGTTTTTCATTTTGTAAATAAGATTTTATTTTTGAATATTACCAAACAAAAGTACCAACGGAACCAGCATCTAGAGCTGCAATAACCCATTTGTCTTTATACTTTATCGTAAATACTTGGTTGGTAACACCATCATTTTCTACAATTAATACTATTTTACCCTCAAGAGTTTTAAAAGCAACGTTATTTAAATCTCCCGTAATATTACTTCCAATTCTAGTAGAGCCTAATGGAACAAATTTAGAAGCATGTGCAACAATATAATAACCAACATTCCTAGTTATATTTCCGCCAGAACTAATGGTTACTGCTCCTTTACAGGTAGTACAACCACCATCAGTGTGAGGTTCGTAAGAAGTATTATTAGCAAGGTTCCACTCTAATGCTGTTTTACTCCAATTTCTCATAGAACCAATAATTACATTTTTTAAATGCCATTTTAAATCTCCATTAAATTCTCCAGTTGATGCAGTGTATTGTTCTGTGAAATACACATTTTTATCAGAATGGGCATTGTGAAATGTTGTTAACGCATTTATATCACCAGCATATAAATGAAATGCAGCACCATCGATAAAAGGTTTAGCATCGACGTCGTTAAGAACAGTTATTGGATATTCTGGTTGGTCACAATTATGATCATAGGCAACTATTTTAGTTGTAATATTTGCAGCCTTAAAAGCAGGTCCCAAATTATTTTTTATAAAATTGATTTGTTCCTGTGCAGTCATTAATAGGCTAGGAACATTTCCAGGATGTAATGGTTCATTTTGAGGTGTTATGGCATCAATAATAATACCCTCTGCTTTCATATCTTGGATATATTTCACAAAATAATTGGCATATACTTCATAGTACTTGGTTTGTAAACTACCACCTTTAAAACTGTCATTATCTTTCATCCAAACTGGAGGCGACCAAGGAGTTGCCATAATTTTGATGTTTGGGCTGATTTTTAATATTTCTTTTAATAAGGAAATTACACCACTTTTATCAGCATCTAAACTAAAGTTATCTAAGTTTAAATCTGTTTTACCGCTTTCCAAATCATTATAGCTATAAGGGGCCGGGTCTAAATCTGAAGCACCAATACTTAATCTGATATAATTAATAGAGATATCGCTATCACCATGGCCAAATAATTCTTGTAATAATTCGGCTTTCTTTTCAGTTGATAATTGATTAATTACCATTGCACTACCACCGGTTAAAGTAAATCCAAATCCATCCACTGATTGAAATTTTTGTCCTTCGTTTATTTCAATTTGAGGATAATTATTTGCTTTCGTTCCAAAACTTAAAACCGTTTCTTGTTGACTCAAAAGTACGCTACGATCTCCTTTTGTTAACCAAAAATCAATATCGCTTGTTACTATCGGTTCTTCTGGTTCGTCAATAGGTTCTTTATCGTTAGAAGAACTACAGTTGACAAGCAAGCCTACTAAAAGTAGAAATGATAGATTCTTAAATATTGTTTTAATAGGTTTTAAGATGATTTGTTTCATTTTCAAAGACTTTTTTAATTAGTAAAGTAATGTTTGCATAGCATGAGGTGGAATTTCAACCATTGTTTTTTCTTGTCCAACAAATAGGTTGTAGCTAATTGTTTTATCACTTTTATTCATTACAACGGTGACCATTTTTCCATCATCATTTAGAAAAGATGTACTGATTAATACACTTCTACTTACTGCTGTGCTTACTCTTTTGGCTTCAGGAAGGATAAATTTTGAAAAATGTCCAATATAATAGTAAGAAGGTGTGTAAATGAGTTCACCGGAAGTTGTATCTGCGTGAATAGGAGCGAAGCAAAAATTAGCTACGTGATTAGGTCCACCATTCTGATCTAATAAGATATTCCAGTCAGTCCAGCCTACAGTGCCACTATTAAAATCGTTAATCATAGAATTTCCATAACGTTCAGCATTAGGCCAATATTGATATTTTTCTGCATCAAATTTTTCGTTACACCCTTCCGTAAACAATAGATTTTTATCTGGAAAAGCTTCGTTAACAGCTTTTAAGTTATCAAACATTGGGTCGCCACCGGTCCATGTTTCATACCAATGAAAACCTGTTCCCCAAACATATTTAGATGCTTCTGGGTCAGAAAGAATTACGTTGGCTCTATTGGTTATTAAATCTCTGTTATGATCCCATATTACGATGTTTTTATCACCTAAACCTTCCGTTTCCATAGTAGGACCTAAATAATTCTTTAAAAAATCACGTTCTGCTTCTGCTGAATAGATACATGATTCCCATGTTTGGGTTGCCATGGGTTCATTTTGAATGGTAATACCCCAAATTGGCATTCCTTCTTTTTCATATGCTTTTATAAATTTCGTATAATAAGTGGCCCAACTTTGATAATATTTTGGAAGTAACGTGCCTCCTTTTAACATGCTCTTATTACTTTTCATAAACGCAGGAGGGCTCCATGGAGAAGCATATGTCAATAATTTGCCACCTGCTGTTTCAATTGCTCTTTTCATCATTGGAATACGATATTTCATATCATGTTCAATGGAAAAGGATGTTAATGCAGAATCACCTTCTTTGATGTAAGTATGACTAGCAGAGCCAAAATCAGAACTGTGAATACTTGTTCTTAATAAGGAATAACCTATTCCATTATCTTTACTATAGTAAGCGTTTAAAAATTCCTTCTGTTTGTCTGCACTTAGTTTGGCAAACACTTCAGCACTGGCATCAGTTATTGCACCACCTATACCTATAAAAGTTTGAAATGTTTTATCTGGATTTACGAATACAGAAATTTCTGTTTCTTTGGGCTGTTCAGCAGGTTGAAAGGTTAGTTTGTCCGTTTCGGTGAGACGTAAATTGGTATTGTTCGCCGTTGTATATACCTCAATGGTTTTATCTTTGGTAGTAAATTGGTTTGAGGAAGAATTTTTCTCAGGGATGTTATTTTTAGTATTAGTGTTTTCATTACATGAAAGTAATGCTAAACATAAACTGGCAAAATAGAAGTGCTTTAGTTTCATTTTTTTTTAATAATTTAATTAAAAAGGCAAAAATTGGAATTGCTAAAAATCGAAAATAGCCCGCAATCTTTAGAACTACGGGCTATAATCTTTACTAACTCAAATAAATATTTGTTTTAATTTTATTCGCTGCCTCGCATTTCAAAATTTCTGATTGTAATACCTGCGGCATCGAATACTTCACCACCAGATCTTATGTACAAATAAATGGTACCAGACTCATTAAATGAAACGGTGTTATCTATTGCATCTGAATTGGAATTCTTTACACAGCCCACACTAGATAACTTCCCTGAAAAAGCGGAAGTAGCACAACCATCCCATGTACTTAAGCCCATGATTTTATTATCTTTATATTCTACTCCGGGAACTGGTTCGGTAGTACCAGCATAGACTTCGAACCACGTATTTATAAAGCCACCTTCAGCTGAAACTAACATATCGATTGAATACCTCTTATCCTTTTCAACCTCAATAGCCTGGTAAATACCTTGTTGAGCCCAAGCTGAGGTGCTAAATATAGTAGCACTACCTTCATTTAATTTCCATTCAGCACCAGAATCACTTATTGTATGAATGGTCCATTTATCATGATCATCGGTGTCGATAAATTTACCACCTTCGACTATATTTCCGGCAACAGGATCGTTTTGTAACACCACCAATTCTTGAGAGGTTGTGTTGGTAAGACCTCCTTTACCTATTGCAATATGTGAAATTGTGTAAGTTCCCATATCTGGAAAAAAAACTTTTTGATTCATTTTACCATCAAAAACACCATCACCAACATCCCATTTTGAGGCAATAACGCCGCTTGTTTGAGACTCTAAAATATATCTGTTTATTTCGCCATCAACAGGTGTAATGCTA
The nucleotide sequence above comes from Aureibaculum algae. Encoded proteins:
- a CDS encoding glycoside hydrolase family 30 protein, which encodes MKLKHFYFASLCLALLSCNENTNTKNNIPEKNSSSNQFTTKDKTIEVYTTANNTNLRLTETDKLTFQPAEQPKETEISVFVNPDKTFQTFIGIGGAITDASAEVFAKLSADKQKEFLNAYYSKDNGIGYSLLRTSIHSSDFGSASHTYIKEGDSALTSFSIEHDMKYRIPMMKRAIETAGGKLLTYASPWSPPAFMKSNKSMLKGGTLLPKYYQSWATYYTKFIKAYEKEGMPIWGITIQNEPMATQTWESCIYSAEAERDFLKNYLGPTMETEGLGDKNIVIWDHNRDLITNRANVILSDPEASKYVWGTGFHWYETWTGGDPMFDNLKAVNEAFPDKNLLFTEGCNEKFDAEKYQYWPNAERYGNSMINDFNSGTVGWTDWNILLDQNGGPNHVANFCFAPIHADTTSGELIYTPSYYYIGHFSKFILPEAKRVSTAVSRSVLISTSFLNDDGKMVTVVMNKSDKTISYNLFVGQEKTMVEIPPHAMQTLLY
- a CDS encoding alpha/beta hydrolase, whose protein sequence is MIEKKHLYFVPGLAASPEIFEYIKLPIEQYEIHHLDWLIPDTKEESIQHYAKRMCDRITHKNPILLGVSFGGVVVQEMSKLITTDKVIIISSVKCKDEIPKRLKLAKITKAYKLFPVKAVTNIESLAKYAFGDTIKKRAELYKKYLSMRDDNYLPWAIHNVLNWSQEIPLPNIIHIHGNNDSVFPIKHVKGCKVIKGGTHSMIINKARPISKILLEVI
- a CDS encoding cellulase family glycosylhydrolase, whose product is MKNLVLILFLVMFHLATSQSFLHRDGQHIVDKDGNNILLRGLGLGGWMVQEGYMLQTGAFAGPQHIIKEKIIDLIGIEKTKTFYDSYLTNGITKRDIDSLAAWGFNSIRLPMHYNLYTPAIEDETTDEITWIEKGFKMTDDVLEWCKENKIYLILDLHAAPGGQGKDANISDYDPSKPSLWESEANQKKMIALWRKLANRYKDESWVAGYDIINEPNWGFTGQNKNGCDETSNAPLRKLMVATTKAIREVDNNHIIFIEGNCWGNNYEGILPVWDENMVLSFHKYWNYNTPGSIQQMLDYRTQYNIPIWLGESGENSNVWFKDAINLVEKNNIGWAFWPMKKVDNIAGVTSVTKNADFEIIKDYWKNGGEKPSEAFAFNALMQLAENYNIENVTIKTDVIDALFRQVKTNTTIPFKKHTAPGIVYATEYDLGTNGYAYQDEDFINYKTNTGIQGPWNKGKKMRNDGVDIQLCKDDNSNGYEVFDIQDGEWLQYTVNALEEGSYNILVRYSSAVEKAMIHLENEKKHISKPLLLKKTTDKSAIYNIVTFKDVKLVKGENKLKVVFDKGGFVLNYLEFKIKK
- a CDS encoding glycoside hydrolase family 16 protein translates to MYKIKSLLFVFLSIAIVSCSSDSNNDEPATTKPSNLSIIGKIVGVDNENPNGDGSGIVNFTINATNATSYKVLINNETLDLTQNTFSYTFTKKGTNDHTIIVSAYNASGFTSTTSTLKVYVNDVLALVWQDEFEQDGAPNTSNWGYNTGNGDNGWGNNESEYYTDRLDNAKVENGLLKITAKKESYESFQYTSARLLTAGKFEFTYGRIDVKAKLPAGGGLWPAIWTLGANINTVGWPTCGEIDIMEYVGNNPGHISSALHTASSSGATVNYKANTITNETTEFHIYSMVWTEESITFLLDDVEYYTYNPSTKNNQTWPFSEKQFIILNVAVGGNLGGTIDPDFVTSTMEIDYVRVYQ
- a CDS encoding glycoside hydrolase family 30 protein, whose product is MKQIILKPIKTIFKNLSFLLLVGLLVNCSSSNDKEPIDEPEEPIVTSDIDFWLTKGDRSVLLSQQETVLSFGTKANNYPQIEINEGQKFQSVDGFGFTLTGGSAMVINQLSTEKKAELLQELFGHGDSDISINYIRLSIGASDLDPAPYSYNDLESGKTDLNLDNFSLDADKSGVISLLKEILKISPNIKIMATPWSPPVWMKDNDSFKGGSLQTKYYEVYANYFVKYIQDMKAEGIIIDAITPQNEPLHPGNVPSLLMTAQEQINFIKNNLGPAFKAANITTKIVAYDHNCDQPEYPITVLNDVDAKPFIDGAAFHLYAGDINALTTFHNAHSDKNVYFTEQYTASTGEFNGDLKWHLKNVIIGSMRNWSKTALEWNLANNTSYEPHTDGGCTTCKGAVTISSGGNITRNVGYYIVAHASKFVPLGSTRIGSNITGDLNNVAFKTLEGKIVLIVENDGVTNQVFTIKYKDKWVIAALDAGSVGTFVW
- the mtaB gene encoding tRNA (N(6)-L-threonylcarbamoyladenosine(37)-C(2))-methylthiotransferase MtaB; the protein is MRIQQKVAFYTLGCKLNFSETSTIARGFQDKGFTRVDFNEKADIYVINTCSVTDNADKRFKTIVKSALKQNDQAFLIAIGCYAQLKPEELAKVDGVDLVLGATEKFNVTDYINDLSKNDKGEVHSCEISDANFYEGSYSIGDRTRAFLKVQDGCDYKCTYCTIPLARGISRSDTLENVLQNAKEISERGIKEIVLTGVNIGDYGKGEFGNKKHEHTFFELVQALENVDGIHRLRISSIEPNLLKDKTIDFVANSKTFVPHFHIPLQSGSDDLLKRMKRRYLSNTYTNRVLQIKETMPNACIGVDVIVGFPGETDAHFLETYNYLNELDISYLHVFTYSERPNTEAVLMDQVVPKNVRHKRSKMLRGLSVKKRRAFYESQLGNDLTVLFENENKEGYIHGFTENYVKVKTPWNPELVNTLHPIKLREIDEDGIVKFEFVKQPDFVA